The Actinomyces lilanjuaniae genome segment CCATGACCTGGCTGAGGGCGTGGACCTGGCCGCGACCCTCGCGGAGGGCACTGACGCTCCTGCGACGTCGTCCGGGGTGGTCATTGTCGGCTCGGTCCTCCTTGCCGCCCAGGCCCGGGCGCTGTTCGGAGCACGCTAGGAGCACGCTAGGAGCACGGTAGACCGGGCCTCGTGCCCCTGGCGCTCTCGCGGTGCCGCCCGGGTGCTGCCCGGGAGCCTGTGGGCGCACGCTGCCCGCCAGCCCCGGGACCTGCCGGGGTACTGGCTCGCAGCAGCACCGGGAATCGAGGCAGCACAAAGTATGGGGGAGGTCACGCTCCCGTCACGTTCCCGCTTGTGTACACAGATGTAATCTTGTGTGCACAAGCGGCCCGGCTTGCGCCCCGGGCCGGTCCCGGTTCCCGAGGAGACACCCCTCATGTCCTTCCATGACAGCGTCGTCTACCAGGTCTACCCCCGGTCCTTCCGTGACTCCACCGGCAACGGCGTCGGTGACCTGCGGGGTGTCATCGAGAAGGTCCCCTACATCGCCTCCCTGGGTGTGGACCACGTCTGGCTCAACCCCTTCTTCCCCTCGCCCGGCCGGGACAACGGCTACGACGTGTCCGACTACCGGGCCGTCGACCCGGCCATGGGAACCATGGAGGACTTCGAGGAGCTTGTCGAGGCCCTGGGCGGGCACGGTATCGGCGTCATGGTGGACATGGTGCTCAACCACACCTCCACCGAGCACGAGTGGTTCCGCCGGGCACTGGAGGGGGACAAGCACTACCAGGACTACTACATCTTGCGGCCCGCCCGCGCCGACGGTGCCCTGCCCACGAACTGGGTCTCCAAGTTCGGCGGCCCGGCCTGGGCGCCCTTTGGGGACACCGGACTGTACTACCTGCACCTGTATGACCTCACGCAGGCGGACCTCAACTGGCGCAACCCCGCGGTGCGCGCCGAGGTGGCTGACATCGTCAACTTCTGGAGGGGCAAGGGGGTCAGGGGCTTCCGGTTCGACGTCATCAACGTCATCGGCAAGAGCGAGGTGCTTCTGGACGCCCCGCCCGGTACGGACGACCGGGCCATGTACACCGACGGCCCCGACGTCCACACCTACCTGCGCGAGCTCGCCGCCGCCAGCTTCGGGCGTGACCCGGGTACCGTGACGGTGGGGGAGATGTCCTCCACCAGCATCGAGGCCTGCGTGGGCTACTCCGACCCCGCCAATCACGAGCTGGACATGGTCTTCAGCTTCCACCACCTCAAGGTTGACTACGCCGAGGGCCAGAAGTGGACCACCATGGACTTCGACCTGCCCGCCCTCAAGCGGGTCCTCAACGACTGGGCGGTGGGCATGCAGGCCGGAGGCGGGTGGAACGCCCTGTTCTGGAACAACCACGACCAGCCCCGCGCGCTCAACCGCTTCGCCGACCCCGGGCGCTACCGCGCCGAGTCCGCCACCATGCTGGCCACCGTCATCCACCTCATGCGCGGCACCCCCTACGTCTACATGGGCGAGGAGATCGGCATGACCGACCCCGCCTACACCAGCATCGCCGACTACGTGGACGTCGAGGCGCTCAACGCCTACCAGGACCTCCTCGCCCAGGGGCTGACGCAGGAGGAGGCCTTCGACGTGGTGCGGGCCAAGGCCCGCGACAACGCCCGCACACCCATGCAGTGGGAGCCTGGGCCGGGGCAGGGTTCACCCGCGGCACCCCTGGCTGCGCCCCACCAACCAGGACCAGGTCAGTGTGGAGGCCGAGGAGCACCAGGGCGTGGTCCTGCCCTACTACCGGCGTCTTATCTCCCTGCGCAAGCAGTACCCGGTCGTCTCCGAGGGCAGCTACGAGCCCTACGCCCTGGACCACCCCGACGTCCTGGCCTACCAGCGCCACCACGAGGGGCAGCACCTGCTCGTGCTGTGCAGCTTCCGCGCCTACGAGACCACGATCGAGGTCCCGGCCGACTTCCAGGACAGCCGGGTGCTCGTCTCCAACTACGATGACGAGCCGACCTGGCTGGCCAGTGACGGCGCAGACGTGGCGGTCAGATTGAGGCCCTACCAGGCGCTGGCGCTGCTGGTCTCCTGCCCTGTCAGGTCCTCCCTCCAGACGGACTGAGACGGTGGCGCCACCGCGACTGCCGCCGCCCGCCCCGCCGTCGCCCATGACCCGTTTCTTTAACTGTTTTTATCCCTATCTGCCTCTCATGACGCTTCCGGTCCGAGCTGACCCGCTGCCCTGAGGGCAGAGCCTCACGCAGGAAACAACACAGAAAGGTGCCTCGTGTCCAACGACGAGAATGAGCCAGGGGCCAAGATCGTCTCACCCGTAGCTGGTGAGGTGATTGACCTGGCCGACGTCCCCGATCCCGTCTTCTCCGCCCGCACCGTCGGCGACGGTTTCGGCGTCCGGCCGCCGTCTGCTTGCGACCCCTCCCTGATGATGGTGGCTGCTCCCGTGAGCGGGACGGTGACCATGGTGGCTACCACCAGTCATGCTATCGGCCTGATAACCCCCCAGGGGCTTGAGGTGCTCCTCCACCTGGGGTTGACACGGTAGAGCTGGAGGGCAGGCCTTTTGACCTCAGTGTCGAGGTGGGTGAGAAGGTTGAGGCCGGCCAGCCTCTGGGGACGATGGACCTGGAGGTCATCCAGGCGGCTGGTAAGGACGCCACAGCGATCCTGGTGGTCACCAACACCGCCCAGAGGCTGGAGTCCCTAAGCGTCAGCCTGGGAAGCGCCCCGGTGGGCCAGGAGGTCGCCACGGCCGTCCTTACCCGGGACACGCAGGAGCAGGGCCGGGCTGGCGGCGCTGCCGCCCCTTCCGCCGTGGCCCCGCGCGAGGGTGGCGCGGCACCTGGTGGCCAGGAACTCAGCGGCTACGACGCCACGGCCCACGGCATCATCGCCGGTGTCGGCGGGGCGGACAACATCCGCTCCGTCATCCACTGCATCACCCGGGTGCGCTTCTACCTCAAGGACCAGTCCCTGGCCGACGACGCGGCCGTAACCGGTACCGAGGGCGTCATCGACGTCGTCAAGGCGGGTGGTCAGTACCAGGTCGTCATCGGGCCTGCCGTCGGGGAGGTCTACGAGGCGGTTGTCAGACAGCTGCCCCAGGGGGCTGGCGGGGGTGAGACCTCCGCCGAGGAGCAGGAGGAGGTGGAGCGGCCCACCACCCTGGTCGGCTGGGTCCGCTTCGGCTTCAGCTCGCTCATCGGCGTCATCACCGGCTCCATGATTCCCGTCATTGGCCTGCTGGCTGCCTCCGGCATCCTCAAGGGGATCCTGGCCCTGCTCACGCAGTTCGACCTGGTGGAGGACGGAAGCCCCACCTACACCATCATCAACGCGATGTCGGACTCGATGTTCTACTTCCTGCCCATCATCGTCGGCTTTACCGCTGCCCGGCGACTGGGATCGGACCCGATCGTGGTGGCCATCATCGGAGGCGTCCTGTGCTAC includes the following:
- a CDS encoding alpha-glucosidase C-terminal domain-containing protein, encoding MVLPYYRRLISLRKQYPVVSEGSYEPYALDHPDVLAYQRHHEGQHLLVLCSFRAYETTIEVPADFQDSRVLVSNYDDEPTWLASDGADVAVRLRPYQALALLVSCPVRSSLQTD